The genomic interval CGAGGAGAAGCCGGCCACGAACAGCTGGATGAGCAGGGCCAGCACGATGGTCTTCTCCCGGGAGAGCGAGCGCACGTCCCTGCGGGCGACGACGAGCCGGGGGTCCCGATACCACGGGCGGTCGTCACGCAAGGGCGCTCACCACCGTGAGGTTGTAGCCGAAGTGAACGACGACCGCCACCCCGACGCCGGCGACGTAGGGCCAGCGACCCCGCCGGGCGCCCACCGAGGAGATAGCGGCGGTCACCGCGTGCAAGGCGAGCGGGGCGAAGAGAAACAGGAGCGCGACGGCCCACAGCGGGACGCCGGCCGGCGGCGTCGCCCCCTGGACGGCGGCGTTCCCGATCGGGAGGCTCTCCAGGTCGGAGAGCCGGACGATCAGCAGCCCCTTCTCGGCGATAAAGAAGCCCAGCCCGGAGAGCGCGCCCAGTCCGATAGCCGACCGGAGCGTCCGCTCGTACCGTGCGTGTGCGTAGCCGGCGTAGATGTGGAGGCTCTTGCCGAGTTCCTCGACCACGGCGACGACGCCCAACACGAGGACGATGCCCAGTGACTGGTTCGTCCCGAAGACGTTCAGCGTCACGGAGTCCAGCACGAACAGGAACGCGATAGCGACCAGTTCGGCGACGATGACGAACGGGATGAGCAGGGCGCTCATCTTCAGCGCGCTCCGTCGCGTCTTGATGCGACCCGCGAGCGCGTCGAGCACCTTCAGCGGAATCGAGCGCTGCGTGAACATGTCCTCCTCGCGGTACAGGCCCGCGCCCAGCCCGAACAGCACTAGCGCGGTCACCAGCGGCGGAATCGTCGAGAACGCGAACTCGCCGAGCGTTATCGGCCGGCCCGTGAGGTCCATCACGACCAGCGTCAGCGGCGAGATGAGCGCGATGGGCGTCACGTCGGTGAAGATGGCGGGCACGAAGGCATAGGAGGTCAGCGTCACCGTGATGGTGACGGTGACGAAGGTCAGTTCCTTGAACGAGCGGGCGAACATCGCGCCACAGAACGTCGCCGAGAGGAACAGCAGCGCGATGGGCAACACCGCGAGGACGGCTATCGGGCTCCCGCTCGGGGCGACGCCCGAAAAGCGCAACAGGGCGGTGATTGCCGTCGCGACTCCCATCGCGCCGAGGAAGTACGGGAGCGTCTTCCCGCCGATGATGTCACCGCGCGAGGCGGGCGTGACGAGCAGCAGTTCGCCGCGGCGGTTCAGCCGCTCCGAGAGCATCGAGGAGCCGTAGGCCTGGATGACGAAGTTCATCGGCACGATGTAGAGGAAGGCGAGCACGAGCGACTCGAACGGGAACGGCGGCGAGATATCGCCCGGCGTCCCGCCCTGCACGTCGCCGGTGAGCCGGGCGCCGATGCCGCCGAGGCTCGCCCCGCCACCGCCGGCGGGGGTGGCTGCCTGGCCGTCCGTCCCGCCCGCACCGCCGGCCTCGGTCCCACCGGTGCCGTCCGCTCCCGCTGACGGCGTCGTCTCGCTGCCCCCGTCGGTCGTCGTGCCGTCACCCCCGTCGGCGGTGCGGGTGTCCAGCGGGCTCGTCCCGTTTTGCTCCTGATAGACGAGCGTCACCGACACCGGGAACGCCGCGGTCTGGTTGGCCTCGCGGGCCAGGGTGCGGTCGTTGTACGATTCGGCGCTCCCGCGGAAGGCTTCGAGCGCCGCGGCCTGCTTCCCGGTCTCCGGGGCGCCGACCAGCCCGGTCCCGTAGAAGGTGAGGTCCTGGTCGCCCCGCCGGAGCGCCTTCGGATCGGGTTCTTGGGCGCGGAAGCTGGGGTCCGCGTCGGCCACCGCGTAGTACGGGCTCGACTCCTCGACGCCGACGCGGTAGATGTCAGCCTCCAGCCCGGAGCCGCTCCCGCTGGCCGCGACGGCCGCGACGCTCCCCATCGCGAGGATAGCCAGGACCATCACGACGATGGTCTGTTTGTCCACGCCACCCGCGTTCTTGGTCACCTCCCACTTCGCGACTCGCAGCAGCTTCGACGGCTGCATCTACTCGGCGTCCTCCCCGACGTAGCGCGTCCCGCGGGTGCCGGCCTCGGCCACGTTCAGGAACACCTCTTCGAGACTGGACTCCTCGGTTCGGATATCGACCACCCGCCCGCCCGCGCTCTCCGCGGCGGTGCGGGTCGCCTCGACGGCGTCCATGCTCTCGACGACCCGCCGGTAGTTGCCGTTCTCCTTGACCGCGTCCGGCACGTCGACAGTGGTGTAGACGGTGTAGCGCGTCTCGCCGTATTCGGCCTGCAGTTCGTCGAGGTCGCCCCGGGCGACTATCTGTCCCTCGTTCATGATGGCGACCCGGTCACAGATCGACTCGACGTGAAAGAGGTTGTGCGCGGAGAAGACGATGGTTTTGCCCTCTTCTGCGAGCTGTTCGGTGAACTCGATGACGTAGTTGGTCGTCAGGGGGTCCAGCCCGGAGGCGGGCTCGTCGTAGATGAGCACGTCCGGGTCGTTGATGAGCGAGCGGGCGATGGCGACTTTCCGTTTCATCCCCTTCGACATGTCGCCGAGTTTGCGCTCCCTGTGTTCGAGCTGGAGCTCGTCCAGCGTCTCGTGCATCCGCTCGTCGGCCACGTCGCCGGGCACGTCGTAGAGGTCCGCGAAGAACTGCAGATACGAGATGGGCGTCATCTCCTCGTACAACGGTGACTCCTCGGGGAGGAAGCCGAGCTGCTGGCGCATCTCCGTCGTCTCGGTGTCGAGACCGGCTATCTCGGCGGTGCCCCCCGTCGGTTCGAGCAGCCCCGCGAGCATCTTCAGGGTCGTCGTTTTCCCGGCCCCGTTGGGACCGATGACCCCGAACACCTCGCCCTGGTCGACCGAGAACGTGCTCCCCTCAACGGCGAGGAAGTCGCCGTACTCCTTGCGAAGGTCGCGGGCTTCGATCATCTGGCAAGCGATTATGACCGGACTAACCTATACTTTGGTACCGTTCTATCCGTTCTGATAATACTTCGCTCGCTCGTCGGGACCACCTACGCCCCGAACGGACGCCCGATGGTCGCCGGCTCGTCGCGGCTCCGGTCGAGACCGTCCGGCTCCCTTCGAGATACCGTCGTGTGAGAACTACCGGTGGACGTGGCCCGACGCCGCGCCACCGGACATTTCGCGGCGGCCCACCCTGCCGGCGCCGTCGTCGGGTTCGAGCTCCCGCCCGCCGCTGTCGGCTACGTGCCCGTGTGCCAGCGGGCCTGTGGACACGTCGGCGCGCTCGCCGGCCGCTCCGCTGGCCAACGTGAACAGTTGAGACCGTCGAGAACTACTGCTTGGCGACTCTCGCGTCAGATACCTGGTGGATGTCGTCGTCGATACCGCTCCCGTCGCAGTCGTCGTTCGGGCATCGATAGTGCCATCCGTCCTCCGTCGCCGCCCGCTCGGTGAACCGACCGCCGCACTCGTCGCAATACAGCTGGCCCGCAGAGCACGTATCGAGGTGGAGTTCGAGCTGCAGTTCCGTGCTGAACGTCCGCTTGCAGTTCCGGCAGGTGTGGGGCATACCAGAATGTTCATATTCCGCCCTTATAGCTACACCGGAACGTTCAGAACGCCGTCCCGGACCGCGAGAAACGCTTTGTTATCGGCACGGTTGCATCAACTCCGCCCAGTTCTCGGGCGGCAACTGCATCCGGGATACCGGTTCGGTTACCCTACCCGTGGTCACGTGGGCCTGACATCGAACCTTGCGCCGCCCGCGTCGCTCTCGCCGGCGACGATATCCCAGCCGTGAGCCGTCGCGACGCTGGCGGCGACGAACAGGCCATAGCCCTCGCCGTCGCGGGCCGTCCCGTACCCCTGCTCGAACACCCGCTCGTACTCACCGTCCGGGATGCCCGGGCCGTCGTCGGCGACGTAGAAGCCACGCTCCGTGCTCCCGACGGTGACGGTCACGTCGTCCCCGGCGTGGGTCAGAGCGTTCTCGAAGAGCCGTTCGAGGACGAGATGCAGGCAGTCGGGGTCGGCCTCGACGGTCTCTGTCACCTCGACGCGAAGCTGTGTCGCCCGGCCCCCCAGCTCCGACCACACCTGACTCACCATCTCGGCCAGGTCGACGGTCTCGACGCCCTCGATGGGGCCGGCGACCGTCGCGACCGTCGACAGCTCCGCGAGCAGGGACTCCACCCGCTCCACGGAGCGCTGGATGGCGTCGCTGTGGGGTCCGTCGTCGTCCAGCAGTTCGAGGCGGCCGGTGACGACGTTCAGCGGGTTCTTCGCGTCGTGGGCGAGCGCCCCGACGATCGTCTTCCAGCGCTCGGCCTGGACGGCCCCGTCCATCGCCGGCGTCCTGACGTGGGCCCGGATGCGAGCGCCGAGCTCGCCGGCCCGGTCGTCAGTCCACGCCGCGAGGTACTCCGTGACACCGGCCGACAGCGCCCGCTCGACGCGCTCGGGGGCCACGCGCTCGCTGACCAGCAAGACGGGCAGGGTCCACCCGTCGGCTCGGACTCGCCTGAACGTCTCGATACCGTCGTGTTCCGGCGGGCTGTCGACGACGACGAGCGCGTCGGCGTCGGCTACACCGTCTCCCAGCAGCTCACCGGCGGCGACGGCGACGGCTTCGAGTCCGGTTGCTGCCTCTAGCGTCGCCGCCAGCGACCCCATGTCGGCGGCGTCCACCCCTGTCACTATCACGTGCCGGTCTGGGTCCCATCCACTCATTCCCTTACCAATTAGAAACCTGGGTAAAGAATCCGTCGGCCGGACAGAGGGGGTCTTCGGCGGCTCTGCTCGCTGGCCGGATACAACCGGCCAGCGGGCGCCGTCTCTTTATAGCAATACGTCGGCGGCTCTGCTCGCTGGCCGGATACAACCGGCCAGCGGGCGCCGTCTGTTTATAGCAATACGTCGGCGGCTCTGCTCGCTGGCCGGATACAACCGGCCAGCGGGCGCCGCCGACCTATAGTAGGTCTTCCACGTGTTCGGCTACCTCTTCAGGGGTGTCGCCGACCGCGACGCCGTTGTCTTCCAGTGCCGATATCTTCGACTCGGCGGTGCCCGTCCCCGACCCGGAGACGATGGCGCCGGCGTGGCCCATCCGCTTGCCCGGCGGCGCGGTCCGTCCGGCGATGAAGCCGGCGACCGGCGTGTCCATGTGCTCGCCGATGTAGCGGGCGGCCTCCTCCTCGTCCTCGCCGCCGATTTCACCGCACATGGCGACGACGTGGGTGTCGGGGTCGGCCTCGAACAGTTCGAGGGCGTCGACGAAGTCCGTCCCGATGATGGGGTCGCCGCCGATACCGATGGCCGTCGACTGGCCGAGACCGCGCTCGGTGAGGTTGTCGACGACCTGGTAGGTCAGCGTCCCCGACCGGGAGACCAGACCGACGTTGCCCGACGAGAAGATGTTGCCCGGCAGGATGCCGAGCTTGGCGACGCCCGGCGTGATGAGACCGGGACAGTTGGGACCGACCAGATGCGTGTCGGTCTCCTGTAGCTTGCGGTAGACGCGAGCCATGTCCTGGGTCGGGATGCCCTCGGTGATGGCGACGACGAGGTCCACGCCGGAGGCGTCGAGCGCCTCGAAGCACGCGTCACCGGCGAAGGCCGGCGGCACGAACACGACGGAGGCGTTGGCGTCCTCCTCGCGGGCCGCCTGCTCGACGGTGTCGTACACCGGCACGCCGGCGACCTCCTGCCCGCCCTTGCCCGGCACCGCGCCGGCGACGACGTTGGTGCCGTAGTCGAGCATCTGTTCGGTGTGGAACTTCCCTTCGCCGCCGGTGATTCCCTGTACAACGACCCGTGTGTCTTCGTCGACTAGAACGCTCATTCTTCTTCCTCCTCCGCGTAGCTGACCGCCCGCTGGACGGCGTCCTCCAGCGTGTGTTCGACCGTCACGAGGTCTTTGTTCAGAATCTCCATGCCCTCCTCGGCGTTGGTCCCGGCCAGCCTGACGGTGACGGGCTTGGGAATCTCGTCGAACTGCTCCAGGGCCTGATTGATGCCGTTTGCCACCTCGTCGCCGCGGGTGATACCCCCGAAGATGTTGAAGACGACCGAATCGACGTTGTCGTCGGAGAACACCATATCGAGCGCGTTGGCGATGCGGTCGGCCTTCGCGCCGCCGCCGACGTCGAGGAAGTTCGCGGGCTCGCCGCCGTAGTAGTCCACGAGGTCGAGCGTCGTCATCACGAGGCCCGCACCGTTGCCGATGATGCCGACGTTCCCCGAGAGGCGGACGTAGTCGAAGCCGTACTCGTCGGCCTTCTGTTCGAGCGCGTCGCCCTCACTCGCCTCCTCGCCCATCTCGGCGAGCTCCGGCTGTCGGAACAGCGCGTCGCCGTCGATGTTCATGACGGCGTCGGCCGCGACCACGTCGCCGTCGCTCGTAATCATCAGGGGGTTGACCTCGACGTCGGCGCCGTCGCGGTCGTCCCAGAGCTGGTACAGCGTGCCCAGCACGCTCGCCACGTCGTTGGCGACCTCGCGGTCGACACCGGCGTCGTAGACGGCCTTGCGGGCCTGGAACGGGTGCATCCCGAAGGCGGGGTCGATGTGTTCCCGCGCGATGGCCTCGGGGGTCTCCTCGGCGACCGATTCGATGTCGACGCCGCCTTTCGTCGACACCATGGCGACGGGCCGGCCCTCGCCGCGGTCCATCGTCACGCCGACGTACAGTTCGTTGACGAAGTCGACGGCCTCCTCTACGAGCACCTTCGAGACGTGGAACCCTTTGAGGTCCATCCCGAGGATGGACTCTGCGGCCTCGCGCGCCTCGTCGGCGTCGTCGACGAGTTTGATGCCGCCGGCCTTCCCGCGGCCGCCGACGTGTACCTGTGCCTTGATAGCGACCGGATAGCCGATATCCTCGGCCGCGTCGACGGCGTCGTCGACTGTCTCGGCCAACGTGGACGCGGGTGTGGGGACGCCCGCGTCGGCGAAGACCTGTTTCGCCTGGTATTCATGCAATCGCATGTCATGCTGATGGGCGGGGCGGCGCGGTTTAAATCCGTCTTTCGCGGACGGGCTGGCCGCCAGTGGAGATGCGAGGTTCGTACAGAAATACGGCGTAGAACCGAACGTTCTGATACGGAACTACCGTCCTCGTGACGATGACTCGGAGTTACGCCGCGGAACGGTCCCGGCCGTCGCCCCAGCGCGCTCTGGCCCGCAAAACGCCCCAGCCGACGAGCAACAGCGCCTGATGCAGTACCGATCCGAGTACGACGGCCCCGACGGCGCTCGCGAAGACAACCCACGCTGGGGTCCCCTGGGCCAGCAACACGGCGAGCACGATAGCGGCGGCCAGCGCGCCGTTGCGGAGGGCACAGAACCACTCAGCGGTGAGGACCTCGGTGACGCTGGCCTCGGCTGTGTCGTCGTCAGTGAGCCGGTCGAAACACATCGGAGACCGCTACGGACCGGGAAAAGGTAAATCCCCGCCGAACTGCCTGCGCGTTCAGGGCAGGAAGTCGGCCTGACAGCGCCGGCAGGTACACATGCCGTACCGGTCCGTACAGAGGCGTTCGTTCTCACAGAGCTCGCACTCGGTTATCTCGCCGTACCGGGGCCCGTCGTCGGACGTGTCGTTGGTGTACGCCGAGACACCGTGTTTGGCGCGATCCATTGGAGCGTGAAACTGTAGGCCATCCAACCTTATAACCCCAATTTTCCCGTGGTGGTCGTCGGTGTACACTACCGTCTCGGGGCTGTGCTCGGCTGTCCGTCACGGTTTTGTCCGTCCTGTCACAGCTACAGCTATGGACGAACAGGCGCTCGATGCCCTCGCCGACGACATCCGGACCGCCGACAGCACCGTGGCGCTCTCCGGCGCGGGCGTCTCGACGGCCTCGGGCATCCCTTCCTTCCGCGGCGAGGACGGTATCTGGCAGGAGTGGGACCCCGACGCCTTCCACCGGCGGCGTCTCGACGCCGACCCGGCGGGGTTCTGGCGGGACCGCAGCGACCTCCGGTCGGCGCTGTCGGGCGACGACCCGGAACCGAACGCCGCCCACGCTGCTCTGGCGACGCTGGAGGCGCGGGGGCAGCTCGATGCCGTGCTGACGCAGAACGTCGACGGCCTCCACACCGCCGCCGGGAGCGACCGCGTCGTCGAACTCCACGGCACGAACCGGCGGGTGCGCTGTGACGACTGCGGCGTGACCGAACCGGCCGAGCCAGTGTTCGAGCGAGTGCGGGAGGAAATCGACGCCACGGGCCCGAAATCGAGTTCGCTGCCACCGCGGTGTGACTGTGGCGGCGTCTACCGGCCCGACGTGGTGCTGTTCGGGGAGTCGCTGCCCGACGCGGCGCTCGACCGCGCCCAGCGGCTCGCTCGCGAGAGCGACGTGTTCCTGGCAGTCGGCTCCTCGCTGTCGGTGCGACCCGCAGCGCTCCTGCCCCGAATCGCCGTCGACGCGGGCGCGACGCTAGCGGTCGTCAACTTCGAGGAAACGCCCCGCGACGGGGACGCGGACTACCTGCTCCGGGCGGACGTGACGGCCGTCCTCCCGGCTATCGCGGACCGGCTCTAGAGCTCGACGCTGCCCGGGATGAGGCTCCGCTGGCGCAACAGGCCGCCCTCGTCGTCGTACACCAGCAGCACCTCCTTCTCGTAGACCAGCGACTTCCCACCGCTGTCGGTCAGCCGGACCTCGTACTCGCCGTCGCCGTCGTGGCGCTGGGCGGCAGTGACGAGCGCGTCGACCTCGCTGACGGGCGCGGCCACCTCGAAGATGAACTCGCCGGTCATCCGGTCCGTCAGCGAGAGGACCCCGGTCTCGCTGTCGGCCTGGTGGCGGAAGGCGACGTCTAACTCGCTCGATTCGAGGGTCGCTTCCGCCGTCTCGGTGAGGCGGTCCCGGAGACCGCCCGACGGGCCCGTATACTCGATCGCTACCGTGGGGATACCGTCATCGCCTGGTTCCGGCCGGA from Halomicroarcula saliterrae carries:
- a CDS encoding PrsW family intramembrane metalloprotease, with product MQPSKLLRVAKWEVTKNAGGVDKQTIVVMVLAILAMGSVAAVAASGSGSGLEADIYRVGVEESSPYYAVADADPSFRAQEPDPKALRRGDQDLTFYGTGLVGAPETGKQAAALEAFRGSAESYNDRTLAREANQTAAFPVSVTLVYQEQNGTSPLDTRTADGGDGTTTDGGSETTPSAGADGTGGTEAGGAGGTDGQAATPAGGGGASLGGIGARLTGDVQGGTPGDISPPFPFESLVLAFLYIVPMNFVIQAYGSSMLSERLNRRGELLLVTPASRGDIIGGKTLPYFLGAMGVATAITALLRFSGVAPSGSPIAVLAVLPIALLFLSATFCGAMFARSFKELTFVTVTITVTLTSYAFVPAIFTDVTPIALISPLTLVVMDLTGRPITLGEFAFSTIPPLVTALVLFGLGAGLYREEDMFTQRSIPLKVLDALAGRIKTRRSALKMSALLIPFVIVAELVAIAFLFVLDSVTLNVFGTNQSLGIVLVLGVVAVVEELGKSLHIYAGYAHARYERTLRSAIGLGALSGLGFFIAEKGLLIVRLSDLESLPIGNAAVQGATPPAGVPLWAVALLFLFAPLALHAVTAAISSVGARRGRWPYVAGVGVAVVVHFGYNLTVVSALA
- a CDS encoding ABC transporter ATP-binding protein, whose translation is MIEARDLRKEYGDFLAVEGSTFSVDQGEVFGVIGPNGAGKTTTLKMLAGLLEPTGGTAEIAGLDTETTEMRQQLGFLPEESPLYEEMTPISYLQFFADLYDVPGDVADERMHETLDELQLEHRERKLGDMSKGMKRKVAIARSLINDPDVLIYDEPASGLDPLTTNYVIEFTEQLAEEGKTIVFSAHNLFHVESICDRVAIMNEGQIVARGDLDELQAEYGETRYTVYTTVDVPDAVKENGNYRRVVESMDAVEATRTAAESAGGRVVDIRTEESSLEEVFLNVAEAGTRGTRYVGEDAE
- a CDS encoding HVO_2901 family zinc finger protein translates to MPHTCRNCKRTFSTELQLELHLDTCSAGQLYCDECGGRFTERAATEDGWHYRCPNDDCDGSGIDDDIHQVSDARVAKQ
- a CDS encoding sensor histidine kinase; protein product: MSGWDPDRHVIVTGVDAADMGSLAATLEAATGLEAVAVAAGELLGDGVADADALVVVDSPPEHDGIETFRRVRADGWTLPVLLVSERVAPERVERALSAGVTEYLAAWTDDRAGELGARIRAHVRTPAMDGAVQAERWKTIVGALAHDAKNPLNVVTGRLELLDDDGPHSDAIQRSVERVESLLAELSTVATVAGPIEGVETVDLAEMVSQVWSELGGRATQLRVEVTETVEADPDCLHLVLERLFENALTHAGDDVTVTVGSTERGFYVADDGPGIPDGEYERVFEQGYGTARDGEGYGLFVAASVATAHGWDIVAGESDAGGARFDVRPT
- the sucD gene encoding succinate--CoA ligase subunit alpha — translated: MSVLVDEDTRVVVQGITGGEGKFHTEQMLDYGTNVVAGAVPGKGGQEVAGVPVYDTVEQAAREEDANASVVFVPPAFAGDACFEALDASGVDLVVAITEGIPTQDMARVYRKLQETDTHLVGPNCPGLITPGVAKLGILPGNIFSSGNVGLVSRSGTLTYQVVDNLTERGLGQSTAIGIGGDPIIGTDFVDALELFEADPDTHVVAMCGEIGGEDEEEAARYIGEHMDTPVAGFIAGRTAPPGKRMGHAGAIVSGSGTGTAESKISALEDNGVAVGDTPEEVAEHVEDLL
- the sucC gene encoding ADP-forming succinate--CoA ligase subunit beta, with the protein product MRLHEYQAKQVFADAGVPTPASTLAETVDDAVDAAEDIGYPVAIKAQVHVGGRGKAGGIKLVDDADEAREAAESILGMDLKGFHVSKVLVEEAVDFVNELYVGVTMDRGEGRPVAMVSTKGGVDIESVAEETPEAIAREHIDPAFGMHPFQARKAVYDAGVDREVANDVASVLGTLYQLWDDRDGADVEVNPLMITSDGDVVAADAVMNIDGDALFRQPELAEMGEEASEGDALEQKADEYGFDYVRLSGNVGIIGNGAGLVMTTLDLVDYYGGEPANFLDVGGGAKADRIANALDMVFSDDNVDSVVFNIFGGITRGDEVANGINQALEQFDEIPKPVTVRLAGTNAEEGMEILNKDLVTVEHTLEDAVQRAVSYAEEEEE
- a CDS encoding NAD-dependent deacylase; this translates as MDEQALDALADDIRTADSTVALSGAGVSTASGIPSFRGEDGIWQEWDPDAFHRRRLDADPAGFWRDRSDLRSALSGDDPEPNAAHAALATLEARGQLDAVLTQNVDGLHTAAGSDRVVELHGTNRRVRCDDCGVTEPAEPVFERVREEIDATGPKSSSLPPRCDCGGVYRPDVVLFGESLPDAALDRAQRLARESDVFLAVGSSLSVRPAALLPRIAVDAGATLAVVNFEETPRDGDADYLLRADVTAVLPAIADRL
- a CDS encoding DUF5793 family protein, translating into MRRDYFTIDVRPEPGDDGIPTVAIEYTGPSGGLRDRLTETAEATLESSELDVAFRHQADSETGVLSLTDRMTGEFIFEVAAPVSEVDALVTAAQRHDGDGEYEVRLTDSGGKSLVYEKEVLLVYDDEGGLLRQRSLIPGSVEL